The Candidatus Methylomirabilis sp. genomic sequence GCAGGCTGATGCGAGATGGCCAGAATCGTCAGCCGATCCAGCAGGCCGCGGAGCGTTCGGCAGATCTCCGCCTCAGTCTCCGGGTCGAGCGCGCTGGTCACTTCGTCCAGGATCAGCAGTTTGGGCCGATGCGCCAGCGCCCTGGCGATGGCAATGCGTTGTCGCTGGCCTCCTGAGAGCGTCAAGCCGCGCTCCCCAACCGAACTGTGGATCCCGGAGGGCCGAGCCATCACAAAGTCCCAGGCGCCTGCAGCACGCAGTGCAGCTTCGGCGTCAGCCTCGCTCAGTTCCGGATCGCCAAGCGTCACGTTCCGCAGCACTGTGTCGTGAAACAGGAAGGTCTCTTGTGGTACGTATCCGATCATCCGCCGCCACTGCCTCAGGTCAACGGTGTCCAGCGACAGGTCGTCGATGAAGACATGGCCTTGCTGCGGACGCAACAGACCCGTAAACAGATCCGCTATCGTCGTTTTCCCTGCCCCCGACGGCCCCATGATGGTAGTGAATGATCCCATCGAAACGGTCAGCGACGCATTCCGAAGTACATGATGTTTTCCATATCCAAAGCTGACCTTGTCCAGGCAAATGGCCTTCTCGAAGTGGGGGAGAAGACCTCCTGGCGCTGTTTCACGGTCACGGGTCGCGTCGTCGATGGCCGCTTGCAACGACCAGAAGGCGCTTTCCAGGGTTCGCATTCTCTGGTATTGCCGCTGTATCTTGGCAAGGCAGGTCAGCAATTGAGCGAGAAGAAGGATCATAATCATCACGATACTGAAGGGCATCTGCCACCGGCCAAGGGCCACGTAGAACCCGACAGCGATGATGATGGCCAACAAGACATCTTGGGAGGAACTGAGCGCCTCCGAGCTGAGCACTTCCCGCTGGAATGCCCGGTTTAATCGCTGGGTGTCAGATCTAAGGGAGGGACCGATCAACTCTTCCCTCGCCATGGCTTTGAGCGGTTTAATGGATTGAAGGCTATCGGTTAAACAGGCGAGAAGGGATTTTAAGAGTTGGGTCTGGCGAGTTCCGGCTCGATGCGCCATGCGGATGAGACGGCTGAGTCCGTAGAGGATAGCGATTCCGGGAACCAGAAATGCCAAGGTCGCCTTCCCCGCGACAACAAAGACCACACCCGTATACACAATAGCCTGGACAAACAGGGTCGCCCCCTTGGCACCCTCATAGTACGCCATTGAAGCCCGCATCGCTTCAGTACCCACCGCGTTGGCAAAGCTTCCGACAGGTTGGCGTACATAATACTCCCACCGAGCGGCCAGGAGGGCATGGAGCAGGGAGAGTCGTAGATCAGTGGCGACGTGCGTGACCGTGTAACCGACCTGGGTTTTGGCCAACAGGGTAAATGCCCCTTTGACCGCCACACAGAGGACGATGACAATCAGCAGCGTGCCAACAGTCGGCCTCAGCCCCACGACCG encodes the following:
- a CDS encoding ABC transporter ATP-binding protein — protein: MRFLSTIVRKYPRRSALTLISLLFASIAEGVGFLMLLPMLSAATDEKIQGAGSQLFGAQQVLTQSLSVVGLRPTVGTLLIVIVLCVAVKGAFTLLAKTQVGYTVTHVATDLRLSLLHALLAARWEYYVRQPVGSFANAVGTEAMRASMAYYEGAKGATLFVQAIVYTGVVFVVAGKATLAFLVPGIAILYGLSRLIRMAHRAGTRQTQLLKSLLACLTDSLQSIKPLKAMAREELIGPSLRSDTQRLNRAFQREVLSSEALSSSQDVLLAIIIAVGFYVALGRWQMPFSIVMIMILLLAQLLTCLAKIQRQYQRMRTLESAFWSLQAAIDDATRDRETAPGGLLPHFEKAICLDKVSFGYGKHHVLRNASLTVSMGSFTTIMGPSGAGKTTIADLFTGLLRPQQGHVFIDDLSLDTVDLRQWRRMIGYVPQETFLFHDTVLRNVTLGDPELSEADAEAALRAAGAWDFVMARPSGIHSSVGERGLTLSGGQRQRIAIARALAHRPKLLILDEVTSALDPETEAEICRTLRGLLDRLTILAISHQPAMVKSADMVYRIRHGEVSLVTSDHDSGLVPIAP